A window of Labeo rohita strain BAU-BD-2019 unplaced genomic scaffold, IGBB_LRoh.1.0 scaffold_219, whole genome shotgun sequence genomic DNA:
ACGCCATCTTCACAGCACCGTCACATCCACCTCCGTCACTTCACCGGGgggttctgaaaaaaaaaacacaaactaaatTTCTGGATGTGTCTCATTCAGCTCCCTACATCAGTAGTCAGCGCACTAGTTAGGGAGTCACAGTGAGAAGTCAAAGGTCATAGAAAACACTGCTGTAGAACTGAACACTCATGTGTTAATCTGTGTTAAACTGATGCAAACAGTTTGTTCAGAGCCTGCAGCTCATAAACACAATGAAGACATTATTAGAATATTCTATTATTAGACCTTTCTATTGTCCTTCCGTTTCTTCAGGCTTTTTCAGCTCCGAGGTTAAAACGGAAGtgatttgccaaaaatcactCAGAACTAGAACTACAAACTACTAAAAGAACACAAATTATACCAACAAACACATGACAGGTTTAGATATTCATCGTTTGCTCTTGGTATTTACTgatgtttatattaaattcaGTAGTAAACTTCCAAAAAGCGTGTCGGGTGCTGAATTTGTTTTTGATCCGCTGATTCTGAACACAAGATCTGTTCAGTTCCTCAAGTGTGGATGTGCTTTactcacaaacacaacacaaccaTTACATTGTTTCATTCGATAACAGAACTTTCGTTTTTCTTGGTAAAACTATAAATTGGCGTGAACAGTTCGActtgattttaacattttaaatgtttaaaacacaaaccTTTCTTCAGGCGAGTTTGTTTATAACGCAGGAGCGGGTCGCAGccgtgtgacgtcacacagccaTTCCACAATAAAAGTCCCGCTCAAAACAGAAATGCACATAAAATACACCTACAAATGAAAACACGTATCAGTGGCGTTCAGAGCTGAATTTTtgcacaatatatttatttaaataaaatccagTGAGAGTTTAAATTACATGAGATTCTGAAGAAACTATTAaggaactttttatttattgactgaTGTTTGTAAAGAGCTTGGTTATAACACATGTTTGTCAATATTTTTACAGCCACAGACTTactcattacattacattactcCGGGGTAGGcaacataaaacacaagatttttaactcaagaTTAACTGGATGTTCAGATTTTGAGGATCTTCTGCAGACGGGACACTCCTGAGTCTGAAGTTTTGAAGACACTCTTTACAGACACTGTGACTACacgataaaacaacagaattctTGAAGATTTCATGACATACAGGACAAGAAACAAcaattgtttttgaatttttttctggaaacaataatataaaacaaaaagtaactgTGCAATACTTTTATCcccttttttactttaaataatttattatgaaaTGTCCTATTTGTGTTTTAATGGTAGGGTAGACCGGGTACATTTGAAACACCTTAAATAACTTTAAGTGTGCGCAACAAGTCTGatcctatccaccttatttttcccataagagcggCTGCAGTCATTTCTAAaatttttgtgtctggcttccggtctcatccgcttccagctatttttagctgcacaaaaagctggttttgctgcttgatattgcaaactcatgtgttttaccatattattttaatgttttatcttaattatgaacacactggtttgtagtgcaaactgttttactgtttaccgcacttcgatattcttctGGTTATTTTCCTATGgtggattatgaaccggacgGCTGACACATTACCAggaaacagcttacttccgcactgaaaaataaggtggattggggatctgtgatatttttttcacacatgTGTATTAGTGTACTAATTCGAAGTACATGTGCTTCTCCAGTCCGAAGATTTCAgcgaaagttttttttttctttcaatgtaTGTTTTTCATTACACCACGTCCCTTCCTCAGCTGTACTCGGGTACTGTTCCCGACATGGGTACAGTTGTGTTATGGCAAATATGACCTACTTATGgatgttaataattattaatattttagtagacAAGTAAAGGAAATGTCATATGAATAATCACTTCTTTTCAGTCCCTAGTTTTGGTGTAGTAACAGAAAAAGCAAGTGTACCAACTGTACCTGGTGTACTCtacattatttgtgtttttaaaattgcaCTGAATGAAGTTGCACTGCAATTTCACTGTATCTAAATACAAAGACAATAAAGCTGAACTGAACTGTTTGTCATTGGTCAGATATGATTAAGATGATTTATTCGAACCCTTCATCACgtgttttaataatttctcatttttaaagatgaataaatgtccTTGTTTTGTGATCTGATGTTCAGATCAACAGTCTCTTACTCGTGTGATCTGGATTAAATATTGAAACATGATGAAAGATGAAATCAGGAAGATCCAGACCTACAGATTACTGACTATTGACAGGTAAGATCTTCAGAGAGGTAAAactataattacaaaaaaatggaaAGAGTGTTTGGGTGAAGgtggttgtgaatgtgtgtagatgtgtgttAGTTACAGGATCAGAGAATGACACCATTCCTCCGTCATAGTCCAGATTCACTCGCACACGATCAAGATCCTGATAAACACGAAAACCAGAACCTAAAGAGAGTCTATATGGATCATACCACACACTCCAGACATTGTTGAAGAAATCCAATCTCTTCCTCTGGTTTGATGCTGTAGTTACTCCAAGACTCCAGAATGAACAGCCTTTAACCTCCACATCCCAGCAGTGTGTTCCTGAGTTAAAACCCTCTGAACCCAGAACACAGGAATAATAGtcaaatctctctggattaTCAGGAACAGGTGGATTGTTCAAGCTGTTTCTCACACCGGTCAGATCATCAGACAGAACGAGACGTGGATGAGCCGTGTTTGGATCCAGAATGACAGGAGCtgatgtaataatatataagaaATAATGATTTagaacttgttaaatcatccaaaccaacaacatgtaaactgtcaaaaaaaaggtacagttctgtcgctgtGGCGGTACCCTAAAgtacaaagtgaaaaggtacaaatatgtactttcaaagtaggctactaaaatgtacctttaaggtactaatatgtactatttaggggtaggtaaggtacaaagttgtaccttttcactttcttcgtaccatagtactgagactgctcttattagagttacaaatgatctactcttatcatccgatcgtggttgtatctctctgttagtgctactggatcttagtgctgcgtttgatactgttgaccacaacattctcttgaatagacttgagaattatgttggcattagtggtagtgcattggcatggttcaaatcgtacttatctgacTGTCATCagttcgtggcagtaaatgaagaggtatcatatcggtctcaagtgcagtatggagtaccacaaggctcagtgctagggccattactctttacgctttacatgttacccttgggtgatatcatcaggaaatatggtgttagctttcactgttacgttgatgatactcagctctatatttcttcacggcccggcgaaacataccataaaaaaaaaaaaaaaaaacataaaaaaaacaattatcaccataaaaaaaaaaaaaaaaaaaaaactatcattATCAGATAAAATCACTGCTGGGACTTTCATGAGACTGAAAATGAGAGTCCAGCACACTGAATTGTGGGATTTTTTGTCTAAGTGATGTACTGATTGTGGTGCAGTAGATGATCTGGTTGTTCACACATAATGCTGAAATCTGTCATTatcacatcatcatcatcatcatcatcatttccATTGTGTGTGTATAAGAGCTCAGATCTTCTGCAGTCAGACTCACTGTTCTGGACGACGTCCTGCATCTTCTTCCAGACTCTGAACGGCAGGTTGCCCAAGTAACGCGGCACTCGAATCAAAGCTCCAGAAGGCGTCTGTGGATCCGGCTGTGAGATCTGGACTCTGGAAGAACATTcaggagtcagaactgcagtggctTTGGatcagaagcagagagaccagaGACACCAGCAGATCACTCACCTTTCCATTGAGACTGGAAACTcctgcagaacaaacacaccactgatcatcaatcaatcaatcaatcaatcaatcaatcaatcagtgaTCTGAAATCAGACCTTCAGAAAGCAGACGTCACTGGTGTTCATCATCTCCGTGTctttgattgtgtgtgaaagagctgagatgtgtctgttgatctcctccagcttctccttcatcctctgcttcttctgctcctcttcctccctcagtgcagtgattgtagcttcttcttcatctctgaGAAACTGATGAAGCTTCTCAAACTCCTGTTTAATCTGACGCTCTGTGTGCTCAGCTTGAGACTGAAATCAAACCACATTCACTTCAATCATCTCCATCAACACAATCCCATCATTCACATCTGAGAGAAACTAAtccattatattaaatatatcagaTCATAACTGTATATAGTGATCCTACAGCTGCAATCACAATGACTCTCCATTCTGTTTCCTCACCTTGATGTGTTCAGCTGTTTTCTCAAACTCTCCTTTCATTTCTTCATTGTGTTTTAGTTTGTCCTGTAATGATTTCAGTGTTGTATTGAGCTCCTCCTAGAATTAAACaagataaaaacacataaaacaccAGATTACAGTGAAACAAGAAGAGAAGACGATACAGTGATATGATCATATAATGCAGTGCAAAAGTATTTGCCCCCATCCTgatttcttctgtttttgtgaACATCTCATACTAAActaattcagaaattaaaaccTGTCATAAAACAAACTCAACCTGAGTGACACAAAGCAGAGTTCGTAAACGACAATGctatttattaaagcaaaaTTAGTTCTCCAATACCAACTGGGTCTGTGTGAAAATCTATTTGCCCCCGTAGTTATTAATTCCCCAAATCTCTGAAACTTTATTGATAATGGAGTTCAGCTGGACTAAACACAACCAGCTCTGATCAATCAAATCAACACTAAAACAGGACGCTTAAAACAACATGAAGTTGAAAAACTAATTTGTCTCACCTTATAAGAAGGAATAACTTCTTCAATGGGTCTGACTGCGTGATTGTCGTGTTTTTGTGAATTCATACACACTACACACACCGGCTGTTTGTCCTCCAGACAGAAGAGTTTGAGTTTCTCACTGTGTAAACTGCAGATCTCCTCAGATCCTGATGAACGCCCCTCATTTCTCTCCTTCAGGAACGACTCACACAAGTTTTTTAACACAAGATTAACTGGAGGATCAGATTTTGAGGATCTTCTCCTGCAGACAGGACACTCCTGAGTTTTCTTGGTTCTCCAGAACTGTTGAAGACACTCTTTACAGACACTGTGACTACATGATAAAACAACAGGATTCTTGAAGATTCTCTGACATACAGGACAAGAAAAATCATCTTCAGATAGTGACGCCATTTTCACTCTTACTAAACTTTACTTTACATAAAGTTCACTTTCTTTACTGATTCTTTATTGGTCTTGTCAGTAGAGAAGAGAGTCAGTGTGACAGAAAGGTGAAATGACACATCAATATGTTCCTGATAagagctgctgctgcttctTCTTGTTTAATGGTGAATAATTCCTTAGGAGCATTATCGCCACCTACTGCACTGGATGTCAAATTAAACTACTTAGGTGATGAGTCAGTTTtgagaaggagaaaaaaaagaggcatttgtgtgtgtttcattcTCTCTCCAATCTATGGAGCACTCAGAGCACATGCTCATGATAGCGCTGTGTGTTCAGCTCCTCCAATACTTACAATTAGCTTTTCATGCTCCAGATTAGGTAGAGTATTCCCATCCACACAATTATATCCTAGACcataaacatatacatacatgtgtatatatatataaccctTTTcctaaaatatcttcatattaCACATACAGAGGATAAATTGTCAGAGAAGAAACAGTTTTAATGGTCATTAATGGACCATAATTATTGgacaaatagtatttagtactaCATGATTTGCTGGACAAAGCTGGACAAAGCATCCTCAGACTTGTGCACATTTAACACACGATGGGTTCGCTATAAATTCTTGAGGCTTCCGTTTGGAATAAAGTCAGCAACTGAAGTGTTCcaacaaaaaactgaaatctttGGAGCCAATGAAGGAGTGCATGTCATAGCGGACGACATGATCATTGCAGCATCAACTGATGAGGAACATGCATCCATCCTACAGAAGGTAATGGAGAGCAAACAGCAGCCTCGCACAATACTACCTGATGAGGCGACATTGACAGCACCTCTACGTACGCTTCTCAGAAAGAATATGATGTGGCAGTGGCACCACGAACAAGACACAGCATTCCAGAAGCTAAAAGAAGCCATCACACAAGCACAAAATCTATGATCACACTAAGCCTCTTACAACACAGACTGATGCATCGAGAGATGGTCTAGGTGCCTGACTGATGCAGGAAGGAGCTCCATTGTTTTATGCATCTAGAGAGCACTGTCTGATTCTGAGCGTAACTATGCTCAACCTGAGAAAGAGCTGCTGGCAGTGGTATTTGCAACGTCAAAGTTCAGTAGGTATATTTATGGAAAGACTGTAATAGTCCAGTCTGACCATAAGCCATTGGAGGCCATATTCACCAAGCCTCTTTGCAAAGCACCCAAAGTGGCAATGGGTCAGATACACGAGAACATGGAAGACCTGTACAGTGAAAAGGTGATATGTGACATCCAAGCCATGGACACACTGAGTGCAGACATGTTGCAATGCTTGAAAGTTGCTACTCAGCAAGACGACACAAGCTGTGATCAGAGTGCACAACCAGGGATGGCCAGCAAGAAAGCACCACCTTGACCGTAACCTTTATCAGTACTGGCCACTAAGAAACACGATCAGCATCAGAGAGGgaattttaatgacaaatgatAGAATTATCTTTCCTCTAAATCTCAAGCCTCTGATGTTGGAGAGGTTTCACCTGGCTCACCAAGGCATACAGTGGACCAGGGcacaagcacaaaagctcatgtattGGCCAGGGATGATACGGGACCTGGAACAGATGGTTGGAACATGTGAATCGTGTCAAAGGTTCCAGTCTAAGAATCAAAAAGAGTCATTGTTGTCACATGATATCCCAGAGCTGCTGTGGATCAAGATAGGTGCTGACATCTGTGAGCTTGAGGGTCATTCATACCTGGTATTAGTGGACTACATCTCAAAGTTTCCTGAAGTGCTACATTTTCCGGATAAGACTGCACACACAGtgatttggaaaataaaaagtgtatttGCAAGGAACGGGATCCCAAAAGAGATTGTGAGGGATTGTGCCGTTCGCCAGTCAGGAGATGAGAATGTTTGCAGCATAGTGGGGAATCACTCTCACAAACCCCAGTCCTGGGTGTCCACAGTCGAATGGTATGGCCAAAAGAACCATCAAAACAGTGAGGCATGTGTTAAAGAaggacttttttttaagaagtacTGCTGGTGCGTTAAAACCCGAAACCCCCACAGGAGTCTGTGACGGACTGAGATATCTTCAAAGCAAACAACAGCATTATTACAATGCCACAGCAAAAGCTTTGTCAAGTCTGTCAGAAAGGAGCAGGGACGGCATAGAAACAAAACATGGATGGATGAAAGCAGTTGTTGTGAGGAAGACAAACGAACCACACTCATATGATGTGCAGGCTGAAACTGGACCACTTTATAGGAGAAATAGACGTCACCTGAGGAGCGCTGCCCAGGAACCTGATGTCTGGAGTCTTCAGTGAGTATGAAGAGTCGGCAGGAACAGCCCACAGTTGTGGCAAACAGTATTTCAGCAGCTGAGGCTATTCCACAGCTTCACACTAGGAGTGGAAGGATGATTCGGTTACCAGTTAAGCTGGAAGATTGTGTTGACAGACACTGAAAGACTTCCACCCGTATCCTTCTGACAGCTAGCCTCTGTGGCGTGAATTATTGACTGCTGAGAGTTAAAAGACACAACAGGAAGGTTATTACTGTGTTAAAGATTGAATAATGTTGGTTTGGTATTGACAGAGTGTGTGTTTTGATAAGCACTTTACAGAAGaatactgtttgtttgtgtttggagATACAACACAAAACATTAGAAGATGGACTAATATGGAATGCCAGCTGGTTAAGTGATCTGAGTTTATTACACAATGTTATGTTTTGTGTGATGCAGTAATGTTCTACATGAAGACTTAAAGAAAGGGGATGTAGTACACCAGTTAATGGTATGTGGTTTTAAGAGGGCGTGTTCTTGATGTGCGTGGCTCAAACGGGAAGTACACGCATGACTGATGTCTGAAGCAGCTCTCCTGCGTGTTCTTTAACTCACTGCACGAACCCATAACATACAGCACACAGGCagtgctctgatatacagcactgaatttacataaacatgatgagattttgccaaaactGTTTGCTTGGTAACAAATAATAGATACATTAGTGCAAAGACTTGCTGTGAGAAAAAACAGCAACTTCTGCAAGTGGAttgatacaaacagtgaagtTAGAGTTCTGTTAGACTGTAATATCAACactcttatcagccaatcagatccgaggaccagaaagaactgatGTATAATAATGCATATAGCGTGTGTGGAACCTATATTATGTGTGTTACGGTACTGTGAGGAGGATAATAAAAGTTGTCAGAAGTTATGACTGGCTGTTGTGTCGTCCATTCTGTGAAAGGTTCATGTTGTACTTACTAAACAACACAACACAGTCTTCTACAATTAAGCCGGTTTAATACCAGGTACCAGTACACATCCCTGCTTACAAGAGAAGCAAAGATGCATCAGTTGCAAAGCTTCATGACAGTACAGTATATCCTGCATCTGCATTTTCTAAACACATCAAGTGGAAAAATActagtcattttaaaaactgtgaagaacaaaattaaaaataaatctgtctTTCTTAAACATGTTACAGCCTCTTTGTCAGCTTCCTGAACAAGAATAGTTTGTAAAAGGCTTCTACTTTTCTTCATGACAGAGGGAGCAAGTGACTGTGTGCATTCACTGTGAAAACATTCAGATAATGTCAAGTCGCTTGTAATGTCTGCTTAGAACAGATTGATCCAgatcatattttattgtttgatgCATTATTGTGTCACATTTGTTGAGGACGCAGCATCAGATCTGAAAGTGCTGGATCTGAAGATGATCTTACTGTGAATGTTTTTTGTATGAGTGCGCAGAGCAGAAGATTGATTGAAACTCCTCCCACATTCAGTGCAGTGatacggtttctctccagtgtgaatcctcTCGTGTGTTTTCAGGATTCCTGGGTGACTGAATCTTACGCCGCAGTGTGAACACTTGTAAGGTTTCTCCCCAGTGTGGATCATCTCATGTCTTTTCAGTGCTCCTGACTGAGTgaatctcttgtcacagtgtgaacacttgtgaggtttttctccagtgtgaatcatCTCATGTCTTTTCAGTGTTCCTGACTGAGTgaatctcttgtcacagtgtgaacacttgtgaggtttttctccagtgtgaatcatCTCGTGCAGTTTTAAATACGCTGCTGTAGTAAAAGTCTTTTCACACTCAAAGCACATGTAGTCTCTCACAGCATTATGTATTTTCTGATGTTCTTTCAAATTCTGTAGACGtgaaaaactctttccacataaATCACATGAATGTGGCTTCTCCTTGATATGAACTTTCAGGTGTTTCTTCAGGTCTGAATCTTTCAAAAACGTTTTGCCACACTGATCACACTGTTTCTGCTTCACTGTAGTGTGGATGATCATGTGATCCTTAAGGTTTGCTGATAGTGAGAAACTCCCGCACTGATCACATGTgaacggtttctctccagtgtgaattctcatatgTGATGTAAGGATTCCTTTTAGTCTAAAACTCTTCCCGCACTGATCACATACGTgtggtttttctccagtgtgaatcttCTCGTGTTTTCAGATGTGATGACTGATTGAATCTTTTGTCACAGTGTGGACACTTGTACgatttttctccagtgtgaatcatCTCATGTGTTTTCAGATGTCCTGACTgactgaatctcttgtcacagcctgaacacttgtaaggtttttctccagtgtgaatcctcTGGTGCAGTTTTAAACACTTTGCTGTAGTAAAAGTATTTTCACACTCAAAGCACATGTAGTCTCTCACACCAGTATGCATTTTCTGATGTACTTTCAAATAATGTGAACatgtaaaactctttccacacaaaTGACATGAATGTGGCTTCTCCTTTGTATGAACTATCAGGTGTTTCTTTAGGTTTGAAGcccacaaaaatgttttcccgCACTGATCACATGCATACGGTTTCTCttcagtgtgaactctcatgtgaacatcaatattatatttgcatgtgaaactctttccacactgagtgcaGGTGAAAGATTTCTTGGCTTTTGTTTTGCTTAAATTGATCTGTTTGCTTTGACTGCAACTgaaaggtttttctccagttttGTAGTGATTTTTCTCCTCAGCTTCACTCACTTCTTCATTGTCTTCAATCAtctctaaaataaaagtataattttcaGTAACTCATAAAAAAGTGAAACAGCATAAAAATGAATCCTGATGTAACAGCGGTAAGTAGACAGTTGCCATACAAAATTTTGATGCAATTTTATAAATAGATCTAGTACATTCTATATACGTCCCTGAAACTTTCTGAGAAATTAGGtacactgatcttcaaattatgatttttaaaacattataggCACAAATCCCAAGCTTCTGTAGGAAGtacttttaaatgtgtttgttcaACAATACAATTATCTAacataattaattttgttaaagaaaaaagttcCCAGCTCATAGGAAGTGTCCCTTTTTATTTGATTGCAGAGCTCAGATTTACAAAAAACGAATTTAAAACCACTTGAAACTGTCAgcattaataatgaa
This region includes:
- the LOC127159467 gene encoding nuclear factor 7, ovary-like, with the translated sequence MASLSEDDFSCPVCQRIFKNPVVLSCSHSVCKECLQQFWRTKKTQECPVCRRRSSKSDPPVNLVLKNLCESFLKERNEGRSSGSEEICSLHSEKLKLFCLEDKQPVCVVCMNSQKHDNHAVRPIEEVIPSYKEELNTTLKSLQDKLKHNEEMKGEFEKTAEHIKSQAEHTERQIKQEFEKLHQFLRDEEEATITALREEEEQKKQRMKEKLEEINRHISALSHTIKDTEMMNTSDVCFLKEFPVSMERVQISQPDPQTPSGALIRVPRYLGNLPFRVWKKMQDVVQNTPVILDPNTAHPRLVLSDDLTGVRNSLNNPPVPDNPERFDYYSCVLGSEGFNSGTHCWDVEVKGCSFWSLGVTTASNQRKRLDFFNNVWSVWYDPYRLSLGSGFRVYQDLDRVRVNLDYDGGMVSFSDPVTNTHLHTFTTTFTQTLFPFFCNYSFTSLKILPVNSQ